gaagccccccagcatggagcagtggagcagtggagctgtgttctctggaatgatggatggtgctccatccgatacgtctgggatgggttggggagttggggataagatgagatggggtggttatccaacatcctgaccactaACAGTCTTGTccccgaatgcaatcaaatcctcacagcaatgcttcccaatgcgtcccaatacttttgtccatatagtgtacatttagTGGTATTCatagggagttttttttttccctactTTGCTGCAGTAAAAACATCTTCTCTTCTATGAGAAGGTTTCACACCagatgctggaacattgctgtgaggattagattgcattcGGTCACACAAATGCTGTAAAGAGGGAAGGTACGGATGCTGACTGATTCGTTCTGGATCTATCCTGACTGTACTGATATCTTTTACTTTCTGGGAAGACTTTACACTAGATTCTGgcacattgttgtgaggattagattgcattcagccaaacAAACTGTGACCCAAATGGCTCATACGTGGCTGCTCAATAGAGTActattctgttggcaatgcTAGAGCACATCAGACTTGCTGCATTCACTAATTAGAAGTAGTGTCCATATACTTTAGCACATAAATTAATACCAGGACAGTTTAAGGTAGACAATTATTAGTGCATTATTGGTCTTTTAATGTAACAAATTCCAATACACATGTCTGTCTGTTAGGaaagtactatatatataaataaaataaaataaaataaataatttatttacaaatgaTAACAAATTTGAAACTAAAATAATGTGCAATCAGAGCTCCTACTTATTCATACATGCATCTCTAATATGCCCTAAATTGCAGCAGAGAGCACTTCAGACTGTCAGCACTGAGCTACAGTTACAGCCCTTCCTAGTTCAGGATGATGAGCTTGTATGATTGGCTGTTCCAGATCAGAAAAGTGAAGACAGTGGTGTGAACGCAGGGCCTGTGTGAGTTGGCCTTGCCTGTGCTCTGATGCTCAGGCTCCTCCTCTCCATCCTGCAGAGAGGGGTTGGAGGCGCAGCCCCACCGGCTCTCACTGCCACTCACACCGAGCAGAGCAACAGGTAAGACAGGCTTCTCTCTTCAGTCTTCTCTTCCTGAGCTGTTTTACTGCATCACAGGCCTGTGCTACTTAAGAAACCTATAGCTGTCTTTAGAGCGGTCTGCATGTTAAAGAGACGGCGGTGTTCTGTATTTTGTGGTCTGTATATAgctgtatttaaatgtttttatatgtaCTAATATGTACAATGGACTGACTGGGGTAGGATGTTTTACTCAGTGCAGGGTTTTGTTACAGTTTTAAAGCCTTCAGACAATCCCAAATTttgttatataaataatatatggtactttatttgtattattatatttattagttttataatatttaacattattattctatgtcttattatatattatataatagaattatatattatataacatgtaaaatatataattgtttttgttgttgttcttattcttgttgttgttgttgttgttatataaAGGCTGTGTGGTCAGTGATCATTGCTGGAAATTGTACATATACAAAGGACGAAATTATTCATGTACAATGATGCGTTAAGGGAATCACATTTACTTCATGTTgaattctttattctttattcatgttgaattctttattctttattcatgttgaattcttatatatatatatattgaattcaATATGAATTAGTCAGGTCTGTTTCTGTTTCCATTTTTTTGATGCTCTCTATTTAAAGGTCCTTGTTAGAGCCATTTAAGCATCATCAGTAATTCCAATAACGCATCTTTTTTAGATGCTAATCtacgctatatatatatatatatatatatatatatatatatatatatatatatatatgtatatatattcactttaatgataaaataaataagtggttaaataaagtattatgtttataaattatattattatttcaagTTACCCCAAAGCCTACTTCTATCCATCTTAGTGTTTCCTTTTATAAATACTTGCTTATTAAATCCATAAACATGATTTGAATCAGATAATTGTTTCTCTTTTTACTTAAAGACCACAGGCATGCTTCCTACCATGgacttatataaatataagtcATGTTCTGTCATTGACCTGAAGCTAAAATCATACTTTAAAGAATACAAACATCACATAGACAAAACAGCCTATCAAAACTTTGTTTttgaattaaaaatatataaggtAAAGCAGACATAGTGCATTAAGAAACTGCTCATACTtacaaacaaaatattaaacacCTTTATGTTTCACACTGAATACTAATTGCATGCAGTATCAGTCAGGTTTTTGTACAACAACCTAGAAATGGGTTTGTCTATTTGAATTTTTATCCTCATGTTTATTTTCCATGTTTAAAATAACAGTGAAAACATCACTGTGAACATctgatagaaaaaaaacatgaaataacaCATATGGAATTACACAGTGGCCAAAAAAGTGTTTCAAAAATATATCTCACATATTAAATTCTTCAAAGGAGAAGAAGCTTAGTCTTGATACAGCTTTGCACgatcttggcattctctcaagcaGCTTCACGAGGAGCCACCTGGGATGCTTTTTCGATAGTCTTGAAGAAATTCCCACATATGCTGAGCACTTGTTGGCTGCCTTTGAAAACTAATTTCAGGTATTTTAGCATGAACCATCAGATCAAAATATCTAGAAGCCTTATGAAAAACATAccctcaaaaaaagaaaaaaaaagaaaaatcaaagtGACTGCTATTGTGTGCCTGCTTGGATTTTGTACCAGCTTGGACTGATAATAACAACTAATGTCTTCaattgaattgttttttttaggtaCCCCCCAAGTCACCGTTGGTTAAGTGAAGTACTGAGTGTAACAACAGTAATATAGCTGATTGCGTTGAAAACATGAATCTAACGCCACCAGACCAAAGCATTCATAAGCCTAATGAGGGCTGTCTGGAGGACAGCAAAACAGACCTAATGTTGCCCTGCTTTCGCAGAAGCATGTATGAGGAGCCTCTCTCTTCCTATCACAGCGGATCCCTGATCTCTCACCTCCTGCGCAAAACCATCCACAATAAGCGGCCCACTCTCAACAACAGCCACCTCTACTTGCCGCCAACCTCCGTATCTGGAGCCGGACTGGTCGATTCAGGGTCCACCATGGCCGAGTCTGCTCAGGAGGATCGAAGCAGCATGTCTTCCAAGGACAGCCTGGGGGAGTCAGCGTCCCCTGGGGGTCACACCTCTGCCGGAATGAGTGCCGAACCTGAACGTCCACTGAGCGAGCATCTCCAGGCCAAGCGGGCCAGAGTGGAGAATATCATACGAGGCATGGCTGGTTCCCCTAGTGACAGATCACATGGAGAAGCAGAGGGGGCGGATGGCGAAACCTGCAGGTACGGCGCAGAGGTGTATAAGGAGAGCAAGCGCAAGCGCAAGCTTCCACTGCACCAGGATCACAGTCATTCTACAACTTCGACCACAGCCAGCAGCTCGAACATTAGCAAAGATGAAGAGTGTCACAAGCTGAGGGAGCAACTGCAGAGCATGCAGCGCCTCTTACGCCAACTCCAGGAGAAATTCCTTCAGATGTACGACCACAACAACTTGCAGAGCGAAGAGAAAGGGGACGGAGATGTTCAAGAAGACGTCAGTGAGCCGCAGCTGGATTTAAGCACCTCCACTGACAACAAAAGGCTCACCAACAAGGATAGAATGAAAGTGGATGGCAGCCATCTGAGCGCAGAGCGAGATCAAAAGAGCCTGCAGGAGATGCTGAAGTGTGAGCTGTCCAGGGCTGTGAGTGAAAGTGTTGATATGGTGTTCCGAAAGCTCTCCATGACCCTGCAGAGCCAATCGCCGCAGCCACAAGTGTGCCAAAGCCCAGAGTACACAAGTGTTGAGAAGCGAGCCCAACAAGCCTGTGCTTCAGAGCTGTCTGATTGTGAAGAGGTCTCAAAGCCCAAGCCACTCGAGTACTATGAGAGCACCCCAATCGCCAGCCCTGAGCACCAGACAGAAGCCTTGTCCCTTGTGGTCCGGAAACCTTCCCTAAACCAGCTGAGTTCAATAAGTCAGCAGGTGAAGAGGCCGTATCCACTGCACCAGACTCCTTTCCAGTTCAGCTACAGTGCCCCCCTCCACGACAGCCAGATCCTGGAGCATCTCCTAAAGTTTGGACCTCATGCTAATTTCGGAGGGATCCCATGCCTTCCCCCGTCCCTGGACCGGTCGTCCCCGGATTCGTTGGACCTTCCTTGGGAAAGCATTGCCATGAGGTCCAAGGTAAGCTCTGGACACCTTGGCCAGCACCATCGCCCCAGCGTGCTGGGACAGGTCACTGTAGACAGCCTGTGCCTCCCTCACGTCAAGATGGAGTGCGGAGACCTGCAGAGCATGGCAGAGAGGAGCACCTTCATGTCACTAAATATATCCTTTTTCAAAGTATTTTCAGGCCAGTGACTAATTGACCATGTGATATACCTCATACCTTACCATGCAGTCATCTACGCACTTTGCCCAACTGTCTTTAGGACCACCTCGCTTGTTCTTTAATTTACTGTTATTTGCCATGTGCTGGTATATACCAGATTTaacacagagaaacagctgAACAAACTACCAGCTCTGAACCCTACCTTGGTGAACAATGACTCGTTGAATTGAGTGCTGCACTGAGCAGTTCCACTAACACAGACTTCAAGGAGAATTTTTACTTTGATCTTGGTAACCCCAAAGAAAATTGTAGCATCTTCTTTAATCTGGGCCCAGTAATGACTTTAAGTccagaaaaagacaaataaaaaggaATACAAGGCTTTGATAAGAATTGTCAGGAACAAAAGCCAattttcaaaggcagaaaaagcAGCAGTTTCTGTTCAGGAAATtctcttgattttttttctcttgacTTGAAAAGGTGCGGAATATGTTTCTGTACTCTCAAAGTGATTGGAATGGATCAGAGAGGTCACTCTCGGTTGTTTGTGAAAAGGAAGCTCTCTGCTATCATTATACTTCAACCTCGGTGCCCAGCATATGGCATATGTTGTTATGTACACATGTTTGAGAGCATCAGACATTTGGCCTTTTATCATCATTAAATTCCACGCTAGAGTATTTTTGGAAGGATGATTACCTTGTGAATTTCACTTTTTTCACCGTTATTGCAGCTCGAGCGAGTGGTCAGAGCTGGACTCTATCCATGGGCCGAGTGATTTAAGATGCATTATCAGCTCTCTTTCAGGATGTGCTTTATCTTCCCCCTGCATTGGGCTACAGCATGCTTCTCTTTGAACAAATTCTCATCAATCTTTTATTTCGCTATCCCCATTTCAAAGGCACTGTTTCCTAATAAATGCATGTACTGTTATGACCTTCCAGTGGATAAAAAGCTATTACCTGAGGTGTGGTTCCTTTCTATACTGTGGGGGGAAAAACTCACACAGACCCCTTCCTCAGTCTAGACAATTAGAGAGTTCCTAAGTGCCACTCGGCTCGGGTGTAAGAGATCCAAATTGGGCTCGGGCTTCTCTGTGTTTTCACAACAAATCGGTTACTATTGGCGGACATGAAACTAAATACGTTCAGTGGAAGTCTCTAATTGAAGTCCCTAATCTAATTTGTTTAGCTCTTTTTTCCAATTAGcacatgctgttgtgtgttAATTGACTCGATGGTTAGAGTAGAGTTGTCTAAATATATTTCATTTGCCCTGCACAGCAAAGTCGCCAGCGCCAAATGAAATTCTACAGAGTTGGACAGACTTAAATATGTGCTTTCATAAAGTCGATGCcacgccaaaaaaaaaaaaaaatgccgtttttcacttttttacataatttgaatctggcagttgttctgtaTGTTATGTTACATTTTCAGGATGAATGGAATACAATCTCTTTATACTGACTTCTATTGGAAGCTTAGTATGTTTTTCCCATTTGgaaatatgaggtttttgcatgacattgGCGATAAAAACATTTAACAGCAATGAATGAACTGTATATAAAGGAAGAAGTGAAGCGCATACTGAGTGAACACCTTCACTTTCCATCAGGTTTATGCTTTATTAAATATGACCTTTTTTAGGTTAAAACAATACCTCAACATTactcaaaaatgttttttcagatttattttgtatatgaAATGAATGTTTTGTATATCTGCAACAGATTGTCTTTGTCCTTAACTGTGCTACATCCAAGAGGGCCTAACGCCCAACCATCTGAAGAAAGCCAAACTGATGTTCTTCTACACACGC
The Salminus brasiliensis chromosome 10, fSalBra1.hap2, whole genome shotgun sequence genome window above contains:
- the prox2 gene encoding prospero homeobox protein 2; this encodes MNLTPPDQSIHKPNEGCLEDSKTDLMLPCFRRSMYEEPLSSYHSGSLISHLLRKTIHNKRPTLNNSHLYLPPTSVSGAGLVDSGSTMAESAQEDRSSMSSKDSLGESASPGGHTSAGMSAEPERPLSEHLQAKRARVENIIRGMAGSPSDRSHGEAEGADGETCRYGAEVYKESKRKRKLPLHQDHSHSTTSTTASSSNISKDEECHKLREQLQSMQRLLRQLQEKFLQMYDHNNLQSEEKGDGDVQEDVSEPQLDLSTSTDNKRLTNKDRMKVDGSHLSAERDQKSLQEMLKCELSRAVSESVDMVFRKLSMTLQSQSPQPQVCQSPEYTSVEKRAQQACASELSDCEEVSKPKPLEYYESTPIASPEHQTEALSLVVRKPSLNQLSSISQQVKRPYPLHQTPFQFSYSAPLHDSQILEHLLKFGPHANFGGIPCLPPSLDRSSPDSLDLPWESIAMRSKVSSGHLGQHHRPSVLGQVTVDSLCLPHVKMECGDLQSMAERSTFMSLNIQEGLTPNHLKKAKLMFFYTRYPSSNVLKTFFPDVKFNRCITSQLIKWFSNFREFYYIQMEKFARQAIVDGVSDVKDMAVTRDSELFRALNMHYNKANDFQVPDRFLEVAEITLHEFYNAISLNKDSDPSWKKAIYKVICKLDSDVPEEFKSPSYL